The sequence CTCCTGTTAGCCATTACCCTTGGAATGTTCCTGATGGCATCATCAACGAATCTGTTAATGATATTTATCTCATTGGAAACAGTAAGTCTCACCTCCTATATTCTCGCTGGGTTCTTGACACATAGCCCACGTTCAAGCGAAGCCGCCTTCAAATACATCACGTATGGCGCAGTCGCTTCTGGAACCATGCTCTTCGGGTTGTCGCTTCTGTTTGGAATGGCGGGTTCCGGTGACCTCGGTCAAATTAGCGTGCGACTCACGGAACTCCTCGCCACTGGGGAAGTCGCCCCTCTTGCCGTGCTGATTGCGATAACCTTCATTCTTGCGGGTGTAGGCTATAAGATAGCCTCCGTCCCGTTCCACATGTGGTCCCCTGATGTTTACGAAGGCGCACCTATTCCCATAACCGCTTTTCTGTCAGTCGCTTCAAAATCAGCGGGATTTGCCCTGTTCATCAGGTTTTTCTACGCCGGGTTTGGTAGTTCTGAATTAATGCAAGCTGTTGATTGGACGTTTATGTTAGCGATCGTCTCCGCGTTGACAATGACTGTCGGAAATCTCGCCGCCTTGCCACAACAGAATGTGAAACGCTTATTGGCGTATTCCAGCATTGCACATGGTGGCTATCTTCTGATGGGCGGTGTCCTGCTCACCTCTGAAGGCATTGGTGCGATCCTCTTCTACCTCGTTGTCTATCTCTTTATGAACCTGGGCGCGTTTTATGTCGTTGTGCTGATCGCGAATGAGGAGGGGACTGAGATGATTGCGGGCTATCGCGGTCTCGCCTCACGGGCACCGTTGGTCGCTTGGGCAATGGTGATTTTCCTCTTTTCGCTAACTGGGATTCCGCCGTTCGCGGGTTTCTTCGGAAAATGGCTACTCTTTGCCGCTGTTCTTGAGCAAGGATATTATTGGCTCGCACTTGTCGGGCTACTCAATAGCGTCGTCTCGCTTTACTATTATGCCCGTATTGTGAAAGCGATGTTCCTTAAAGATTCCGGTGAGGAACCAACACCGGTTTCCTTTTCTACCGGCACTTTTGCCCTTTTGAGCGTCTTTGTCATTCCGACGATCCTCATCGGGTTCCTCAATATTTTTTATACCTTTTCCAATATCTCAGCCTCAGTAATACCCATGCAGTGAATTCTTGAAAAAGAATTGACAAACAGGGTTAATTAAGATATACTTAAAAGCACAACAGGTCTACGAATGTAGATCAATGCCCGGTCGTCTAATGGTAGGACGCATGGCTCTGGACCATGTAGTGAAGGTTCGAGTCCTTCCCGGGCAGCCATTTACATTGTTACCAAAAAGGAATCAATGAAACCGGTAACACTCTCACCTGATGACTATATTGCGAACCAAGAATCAGACGTTCAGATGGTTTTAGCAGAACTTCACACGCGAATCAAAACAGCACTTCCAAATCGTGACTGCTGTATGTGGGAAGGTGTCTTCTGGAGCGGTAGTAAACAGCAAATCATCGGCTACGGTAGTTATTCTTACCAGCGTTCTGATAAGAAGAGAGTAGAATGGTTCACCGTTGGGCTAGCACGGCAGAAAAATTACTTCAGTGTATATGTCAATGCGGTCGAAGGGGAAGAGTATCTCGCCGAGATTTACGGACCTCGACTCGGCAAAGTCAAAACAGGAAAAAGTAGTATCAGTTTTCGTAACCTGTCAGACGTGAACCTCGGTGTATTAAGCGAGATGATCGAACACGCAGAAAAAATAACAACTGAAACCGAATCGTGAACGTCAGGTGGCAGTACTGTCACCATAAGAATTTCCAATATAACAATAAGCCGCTATCGTCTAGGGGTTAGGACG comes from Candidatus Poribacteria bacterium and encodes:
- a CDS encoding NADH-quinone oxidoreductase subunit N, yielding MQPLSNIESLLYFSPEILLVIFAVAVVLLDLVVKDRESSAVAHLSLAGCVCVFATVLITHFSFGNEGPISLFFGMIRLDVFSTFFKVLLLLATAATILFSLRSEELDARLKGEYYALLLAITLGMFLMASSTNLLMIFISLETVSLTSYILAGFLTHSPRSSEAAFKYITYGAVASGTMLFGLSLLFGMAGSGDLGQISVRLTELLATGEVAPLAVLIAITFILAGVGYKIASVPFHMWSPDVYEGAPIPITAFLSVASKSAGFALFIRFFYAGFGSSELMQAVDWTFMLAIVSALTMTVGNLAALPQQNVKRLLAYSSIAHGGYLLMGGVLLTSEGIGAILFYLVVYLFMNLGAFYVVVLIANEEGTEMIAGYRGLASRAPLVAWAMVIFLFSLTGIPPFAGFFGKWLLFAAVLEQGYYWLALVGLLNSVVSLYYYARIVKAMFLKDSGEEPTPVSFSTGTFALLSVFVIPTILIGFLNIFYTFSNISASVIPMQ
- a CDS encoding DUF1801 domain-containing protein; translated protein: MKPVTLSPDDYIANQESDVQMVLAELHTRIKTALPNRDCCMWEGVFWSGSKQQIIGYGSYSYQRSDKKRVEWFTVGLARQKNYFSVYVNAVEGEEYLAEIYGPRLGKVKTGKSSISFRNLSDVNLGVLSEMIEHAEKITTETES